From Kogia breviceps isolate mKogBre1 chromosome 2, mKogBre1 haplotype 1, whole genome shotgun sequence, one genomic window encodes:
- the PASK gene encoding PAS domain-containing serine/threonine-protein kinase isoform X3, whose product MEDRGPMASEEGHRGQGGSLSLPAPPEGPAAHTASEPSKAWSLAQRQPSRRDGLSKLCQSRTALSEDRWSFYCLSSLAAQNICTSTSAPVQADLVGSLGSTSRCSLLRGVSSGWSTPPLPAPVCNPSKAVFTVDAKTTEILVASDRACRLLGYSSHDLIGQKLTQFLLKPDSDVVQALSEEHAGADGHAAVVLGTVVDIVSRRGEQIPVSVWVKRVKQEHSLCCVVVLEPVERVSAWVAFQSNGTVTSCDGLFAHLHGFTSGEEVVGQRITDLIPSVQLPPPGEHIPKHLKIQRSVGRAKDGTTFPLSLKLKSKPGSEEAADGKAAPDWGYSASIWVFSTISGLITLLPDGTIYGINHSFALMLFGYGKDELLGKNITFLIPGFYHYMDLACDSSFLLPDVANCLDAGSHSGPGETTGDAQHTAEDLRVNTKTPKPVESQAASPRAQVPADAGGHLAFSLPALPTLGVDSIPEGSRPAHSKQSLSKDRQNRPEGSPPAHGQQPSPQDQQNIPEGSPPAQEQSLPEGQRNMPGGCPSDPGRRLSPEDEQSAVLEQPATAESLRQDLLGGARSDPVDTKPCASHEDSETPVPSTDGTSGAGKGGLYQETQLGRRVSSGASDSNHGADATKARPHAVGQPAGQGLPVRGPGFEGEWSAQQGSPDSAPSPSGTVQPLLSTPSLDEPCQGTCLMKEQPSAPSFAAPRGVTYAELLPTEQPPPSSPASLCDLGGTDLHGGRSGSSSACYALATDLPGAPEAMEAREAGENSFSWNLKELVFREWTDRTSSNCSCATSELGGTRSPSLGVSDVDVGGLRRQRSEVLDDRELLLLTGTYFHLGEGRRFRESCLGLDGTEPSRTCLVSSEHYDLDGRESLDRVPPVSGAGPMDASPLEAPRPSLQVTSTPVRADGPVPLGAAGLQHEIQEGAYAGSCYHRDGSQLSVQFEVKRVELQGSSTLFCCWLMKDLLHGHLDSALRTRLLLTSLPSSSHSFCELSGASLGEALASKPWIEEPPRAVELEGLAACEGAYSRKYSTLSPIGSGAFGFVWTAVDQEANKEVVVKFIKKEKVLEDCWIEDPKLGKVTLEIAILSRVEHANIIKVLDVFENQEFFQLVMEKHGSGLDLFAFIDCHPSLDEPLASYIFRQLVSAVGYLRSKSIVHRDIKDENIVIAEDFTIKLIDFGSAAYLERGKLFYTFCGTIEYCAPEVLMGNPGHRFEPWSGKIPHAAEQLGP is encoded by the exons ATGGAGGACAGAGGCCCCATGGCCTCAGAAGAGGGCCACCGGGGCCAGGGTGGGAGCCTCTCCCTGCCAGCACCGCCAGAGGGCCCTGCCGCGCACACCGCCTCCGAGCCCAGCAAGGCCTGGTCCTTGGCCCAGAGACAGCCAAGCAGAAGGGACGGGCTGTCGAAGCTCTGCCAGAGCAGGACGGCGCTGTCTG AAGACAGATGGAGCTTCTACTGTCTGTCGTCATTGGCTGCCCAAAATATTTGCACAAGCACATCTGCGCCTGTGCAGGCGGACCTGGTAGGGTCCCTGGGCAGCACGTCGCGCTGCTCCCTGCTGCGGGGCGTGTCCTCAGGGTGGTCCACACCTCCGCTCCCGGCCCCTGTGTGCAACCCCAGCAAGGCTGTGTTCACCGTGGACGCCAAGACCACAGAG ATCCTGGTGGCCAGCGACAGAGCCTGCCGGCTCCTGGGGTACAGCAGCCACGACCTGATTGGCCAGAAGCTCACACAGTTCCTCCTGAAGCCGGATTCCGACGTGGTGCAGGCCCTCAGTGAGGAGCACGCGGGGGCCGACGGCCACGCCGCTGTCGTGCTCGGCACGGTG gtGGACATCGTGAGCCGCAGAGGGGAGCAGATCCCGGTCTCCGTGTGGGTGAAGAGGGTGAAGCAGGAGCACAGCCTCTGCTGCGTGGTCGTGCTGGAGCCCGTGGAGAGGGTCTCGGCCTGGGTGGCTTTCCAAAGCAac GGAACCGTGACGTCCTGTGACGGTCTCTTTGCCCACCTGCATGGATTCACGTCTGGGGAGGAAGTGGTCGGGCAGCGCATCACAGACCTTATCCCTTCGGTGCAGCTCCCTCCACCCGGCGAGCACATCCCCAAG CATCTCAAGATTCAGAGGTCTGTTGGAAGAGCCAAGGATGGCACCACCTTCCCTCTGAGCTTAAAGCTGAAGTCCAAACCCGGCAGCGAGGAGGCGGCAGACGGCAAGGCGGCCCCCGACTGGGGCTACTCGGCATCCATCTGGGTGTTCTCCACCATCAGTGGGCTCATCACCCTTCTGCCGGACGGGACCATCTACGGCATCAACCACAGCTTTGCTCTGATGCTGTTTGGTTATGGAAAGGATGAGCTCCTGGGCAAG AACATCACTTTCCTGATTCCTGGTTTCTACCACTACATGGACCTTGCCTGtgacagttcctttctgctgccagATGTGGCCAACTGCCTGGACGCTGGCAGCCACAGTGGGCCTGGGGAGACCACTGGGGACGCCCAGCACACAGCTGAGG ATCTAAGGGTGAACACCAAGACCCCAAAGCCAGTGGAGAGCCAGGCCGCCtcccccagggcccaggttcCTGCGGACGCCGGGGGCCACCTCGCCTTCTCCCTCCCGGCGCTGCCCACTCTGGG GGTGGACAGCATCCCAGAAGGAAGCCGGCCAGCCCACAGCAAGCAGTCATTGTCCAAGGACCGGCAAAACAGGCCAGAAGGAAGCCCACCAGCCCATGGCCAACAGCCGTCACCCCAGGACCAGCAAAATATCCCGGAGGGAAGCCCGCCAGCCCAGGAACAGTCACTGCCCGAGGGCCAGCGAAACATGCCAGGGGGATGCCCGTCAGACCCTGGCCGACGGTTGTCGCCAGAGGACGAGCAGAGCGCTGTCTTAGAGCAGCCGGCAACAGCAGAGAGCCTCAGGCAGGACCTTCTGGGAGGAGCCAGGTCTGACCCAGTGGACACAAAACCATGTGCTTCCCATGAAGACTCTGAAACACCAGTGCCAAGTACAGATGGGACCAGTGGTGCTGGAAAGGGTGGCCTGTATCAGGAGACACAGCTGGGACGGAGGGTCTCGAGTGGTGCCAGCGATTCAAACCACGGGGCTGATGCCACCAAGGCCAGGCCCCACGCTGTGGGTCAGCCGGCAGGGCAGGGCCTCCCGGTGCGCGGCCCTGGATTCGAGGGAGAGTGGAGCGCTCAGCAGGGAAGCCCGGACTCGGCCCCCAGCCCCTCGGGGACGGTGCAGCCCTTGCTCTCGACGCCTTCTTTGGATGAGCCGTGCCAGGGGACGTGCTTGATGAAGGAGCAGCCGTCCGCGCCGAGCTTTGCGGCGCCTCGGGGTGTCACCTACGCCGAGCTGCTCCCCACAGAGcagcccccaccctcctcccctgcatCCTTGTGTGACCTGGGAGGCACAGACCTGCACGGTGGCCGCTCGGGCAGCTCCTCGGCCTGCTACGCCCTTGCCACTGACCTGCCCGGTGCCCCAGAGGCCATGGAGGCCCGGGAGGCTGGTGAGAATTCGTTTTCCTGGAACCTCAAGGAACTCGTTTTCAGAGAATGGACAGACCGAACTTCTTCGAACTGTTCCTGTGCTACGTCTGAGCTCGGGGGGACCCGCTCCCCTTCGCTGGGGGTCTCTGATGTGGACGTGGGTGGTTTACGCAGGCAGAGGTCAGAAGTCCTGGACGACCGGGAGTTGTTACTGCTGACTGGCACCTACTTCCATCTGGGTGAAGGCCGGCGGTTCCGCGAGAGCTGTCTGGGGCTGGATGGAACAGAACCTTCGCGGACTTGCTTGGTGTCCTCCGAACACTATGACCTGGATGGCCGAGAGAGCCTGGACCGCGTCCCTCCTGTGTCGGGAGCCGGCCCCATGGATGCGTCCCCGTTAGAGGCACCCAGGCCGAGCCTCCAGGTCACCTCCACACCTGTGAGAGCAGATGGCCCTGTGCCGCTTGGGGCCGCCGGCCTGCAGCACGAGATCCAGGAGGGCGCCTACGCGGGGAGCTGTTACCACCGAGACGGCTCGCAGCTGA GTGTGCAGTTTGAAGTGAAGCGGGTGGAGCTCCAGGGCTCGTCCACCCTCTTCTGCTGCTGGCTGATGAAGGACCTCCTGCACGGTCACCTGGACTCGGCCCTGCGGACCCGCCTGCTCCTGACCAGCCTGCCCAGCTCCTCCCACTCCTTCTGCGAGCTGTCTGGAGCCAGCCTGGGGGAG GCGCTCGCAAGCAAACCCTGGATTGAGGAGCCCCCCAGGGCTGTGGAGCTGGAGGGGCTGGCGGCCTGCGAGGGCGCGTACTCCCGCAAGTACAGCACGCTCAGCCCCATCGGCAGCGGGGCCTTCGGCTTCGTGTGGACGGCGGTGGACCAGGAAGCCAATAAGGAG GTGGTGGTGAAGTTTATTAAGAAGGAGAAGGTTTTGGAGGATTGTTGGATTGAGGATCCCaaacttgggaaagtcactttagAGATTGCCATCCTGTCCAGGGTGGAGCACGCCAACATCATCAAG GTACTGGATGTATTTGAAAACCAAGAGTTCTTTCAGCTGGTGATGGAGAAGCACGGCTCCGGCCTGGACCTCTTTGCGTTCATCGACTGCCATCCCAGCCTCGATGAGCCCCTGGCGAGCTACATCTTCCGACAG CTGGTGTCAGCAGTGGGATACCTGCGCTCCAAGAGCATCGTTCATCGGGACATCAAGGACGAGAACATCGTGATCGCTGAGGATTTTACAATCAAGCTCATAGACTTTGGCTCGGCTGCCTACCTGGAGAGGGGCAAGCTGTTCTATACCTTCTGTGGGACGATTGAGTACTGCGCGCCTGAAGTCCTCATGGGAAACCC gggacacaggttcgagccctggtctgggaagatcccacatgccgcggagcaactaggcccgtga